One genomic segment of Pseudomonas fortuita includes these proteins:
- a CDS encoding DUF3015 domain-containing protein, whose product MKRILLGTLFTVVSLNAMAEAPGGPNCGWGNMLFEGQRGTPAHFLASTTNGTSGNATFGMTSGTNGCSTKASLTYGGKSWFAMNGMMNELSEDMAMGQGEALTTYAVVLGVAPEDRVYFNSVTHQHFNQIFSSADVTAETVHSNTLAVLKSDPRLAKYATEA is encoded by the coding sequence ATGAAACGGATTCTTCTGGGTACTCTGTTCACCGTGGTCTCGCTGAACGCCATGGCAGAAGCGCCAGGCGGCCCGAACTGCGGCTGGGGCAACATGCTGTTCGAAGGCCAGCGTGGCACGCCGGCACACTTCCTTGCTTCTACTACCAACGGCACCTCCGGTAACGCCACCTTCGGCATGACCTCCGGTACCAACGGCTGCTCCACCAAGGCTTCGCTGACCTACGGCGGCAAGTCCTGGTTTGCCATGAACGGCATGATGAACGAGCTGTCCGAAGACATGGCCATGGGCCAGGGCGAAGCGCTGACCACCTATGCCGTAGTGCTCGGCGTGGCCCCGGAAGACCGCGTCTACTTCAACTCGGTTACCCACCAGCACTTCAACCAGATCTTCAGCAGCGCCGATGTCACTGCCGAAACTGTCCACAGCAACACCCTGGCGGTTCTGAAGAGCGACCCACGCCT
- a CDS encoding zinc ribbon domain-containing protein YjdM, whose amino-acid sequence MSTLPPCPKCNSEYTYEDGTQLICPECAHEWSASGDAEAASDEAVKKDSVGNILQDGDTVTVIKDLKVKGSSLVVKVGTKVKNIRLCDGDHDIDCKIDGIGAMKLKSEFVRKV is encoded by the coding sequence GTGAGCACTCTGCCACCCTGCCCAAAATGCAATTCCGAGTACACCTATGAGGATGGCACTCAACTGATCTGCCCTGAATGCGCTCACGAGTGGTCAGCCAGTGGCGACGCCGAAGCGGCCAGCGACGAGGCAGTGAAGAAAGACTCGGTCGGCAACATCTTGCAGGACGGCGACACCGTCACCGTGATCAAGGACCTCAAGGTCAAGGGTTCATCTTTGGTGGTGAAGGTTGGCACAAAGGTCAAGAACATCCGCCTGTGCGACGGCGACCACGATATCGACTGCAAGATCGACGGCATCGGCGCCATGAAGCTGAAGTCCGAGTTCGTTCGCAAAGTCTGA
- a CDS encoding FKBP-type peptidyl-prolyl cis-trans isomerase, which yields MSELNLSTDETRVSYGIGRQLGGQLRDNPPPGVSLEAILAGLTDAFNGADSRVSEADLSASFKVIRDIMQAEAAAKAEAAAGAGKEFLAENAKRDGITTLASGLQFEVLTAGEGAKPTREDNVRTHYHGTLIDGTVFDSSYERGQPAEFPVGGVIAGWTEALQLMNAGSKWRLYVPSELAYGAQGVGSIPPHSVLVFDVELLDVL from the coding sequence ATGTCCGAACTCAATCTGTCTACCGACGAAACGCGCGTCAGCTACGGTATCGGCCGTCAGCTGGGCGGCCAGCTGCGCGACAACCCGCCACCAGGTGTAAGCCTGGAAGCCATCTTGGCCGGCCTGACCGACGCCTTCAATGGCGCCGACAGCCGTGTCAGCGAAGCCGACCTGTCGGCCAGCTTCAAAGTGATCCGCGACATCATGCAAGCCGAAGCGGCTGCCAAGGCTGAAGCCGCAGCTGGCGCTGGCAAGGAATTCCTGGCTGAAAACGCCAAGCGTGATGGCATCACCACGCTGGCCTCTGGCCTGCAGTTTGAAGTCCTGACCGCAGGCGAAGGCGCCAAGCCGACCCGCGAAGACAACGTGCGTACGCACTACCACGGCACCCTGATCGACGGTACCGTGTTCGACAGCTCCTACGAGCGTGGCCAGCCGGCTGAATTCCCGGTGGGTGGCGTGATTGCTGGCTGGACCGAAGCCCTGCAGCTGATGAACGCTGGCAGCAAATGGCGCCTGTACGTGCCAAGCGAGCTGGCCTACGGCGCCCAAGGCGTTGGCAGCATCCCGCCGCACAGCGTGCTGGTGTTCGACGTCGAGCTGCTCGACGTTCTGTAA
- a CDS encoding Lon protease family protein, with translation MPDPVAARLRLAPEALTRRFSPEQFAFTHTDDLEPFRGVLGQERAVEALQFGVAMPRPGYNVYVMGEPGTGRFSFVKRYLKAEGKRQQTPADWVYVNHFDDTREPRALELPSGSAAEFISDMGGLIDNLLSTFPAVFEHPSYQQKKGAIDRAFNQRYDRALDVIERASLEKDVALYRDASNVAFTPMADGKALDEAEFAQLPEAVREQFHEDIALLEEQLNEELASLPQWKRESNNQLRQLNEETITLALQPLLAPLSEKYAENAAVCAYLQSVQLNLLRTVVEQLVDDSKTDAAARKLLEEQYAPSLVVGHHAAGGAPVVFEPHPTYDNLFGRIEYSTDQGALYTSYRQLRPGALHRANGGFLILEAEKMLGEPFVWDALKRALQSRKLKMESPIGELGRVATVSLQPQMIPLNVKLVIIGSRQLYYALQDHDPDFQEMFRVLVDFDEDMPMVDENLEQFAQLLRTRTNEEGMAPLTSDAVARLATYSARLAENQSRLSARIGDLFQLVSEADFIRQLASDEMTDAGHIERALKAKATRTGRVSQRVLDDMLAGIILIDTEGAAIGKCNGLTVLEVGDSAFGMPARISATVYPGGSGIVDIEREVNLGQPIHSKGVMILTGYLGSRYAQEFPLAISASIALEQSYGYVDGDSASLGEACTLISALSRTPLKQCFAITGSINQFGEVQAVGGVNEKIEGFFRLCEARGLTGEQGVIIPRANVATLMLDERVLQAVENGMFHVYAVSQADEALSLLVGEEAGVLDEQGQFAEGSVNARVVERLREIAEMISEEDIEKAEKERLEEVIAQAKPA, from the coding sequence ATGCCCGATCCTGTCGCTGCGCGCCTGCGTCTCGCGCCTGAAGCCCTGACCCGGCGTTTCTCCCCCGAGCAGTTTGCTTTTACCCACACCGACGATCTGGAGCCGTTTCGCGGAGTCCTGGGCCAGGAACGTGCTGTCGAGGCCCTGCAGTTCGGCGTGGCCATGCCGCGCCCCGGTTACAACGTGTATGTGATGGGCGAGCCCGGCACCGGGCGCTTCTCGTTCGTCAAGCGCTACCTCAAGGCTGAGGGCAAGCGCCAGCAGACCCCGGCCGACTGGGTTTACGTCAACCACTTCGACGACACTCGGGAACCACGCGCGCTGGAGTTGCCGTCTGGAAGCGCCGCCGAGTTCATCAGCGATATGGGCGGTTTGATCGACAACCTGCTGTCGACCTTCCCGGCCGTGTTCGAGCACCCGTCGTATCAGCAGAAAAAAGGTGCCATCGACCGTGCCTTCAACCAGCGCTATGACCGCGCCCTGGATGTGATCGAGCGGGCCTCGCTGGAAAAGGACGTTGCGTTGTACCGCGATGCCAGCAACGTCGCCTTTACGCCGATGGCCGATGGCAAGGCGCTGGACGAAGCCGAGTTCGCCCAGTTGCCCGAAGCGGTGCGCGAGCAGTTTCACGAAGACATTGCCTTGCTGGAGGAACAGCTGAACGAAGAGCTGGCCAGCCTGCCGCAATGGAAGCGTGAGTCGAACAACCAGCTGCGCCAGCTCAACGAAGAAACCATCACCCTCGCGTTGCAGCCTTTGCTGGCGCCGCTGTCAGAAAAGTACGCCGAGAACGCAGCGGTGTGCGCCTACCTGCAGTCGGTGCAGCTGAACCTGCTGCGCACCGTGGTCGAGCAACTGGTCGACGACAGCAAGACCGACGCCGCCGCACGCAAGCTGCTTGAAGAGCAGTACGCCCCAAGCCTGGTGGTCGGCCACCATGCCGCCGGCGGCGCGCCGGTCGTGTTCGAGCCGCACCCGACTTACGACAACCTGTTCGGCCGTATCGAATACAGCACCGACCAGGGCGCGCTGTACACTTCGTACCGGCAGCTGCGCCCAGGCGCGTTGCACCGGGCCAACGGCGGCTTCCTGATTCTTGAAGCGGAGAAGATGCTGGGCGAGCCGTTCGTGTGGGATGCGCTCAAGCGTGCCCTGCAGTCGCGCAAGCTGAAGATGGAATCCCCGATCGGCGAGCTGGGCCGTGTTGCCACCGTCAGCCTTCAGCCGCAGATGATTCCGCTCAACGTGAAGCTGGTGATTATCGGCTCCCGCCAGCTGTACTACGCACTGCAGGACCACGACCCGGACTTCCAGGAGATGTTCCGCGTGCTGGTGGACTTCGACGAAGACATGCCCATGGTCGACGAAAACCTGGAGCAGTTCGCCCAGCTGTTGCGCACCCGCACCAACGAGGAGGGCATGGCGCCGCTGACCAGTGACGCGGTCGCACGCCTGGCCACCTACAGCGCCCGCCTGGCAGAGAACCAGTCACGCCTGTCGGCGCGCATCGGCGACCTGTTCCAGCTGGTCAGCGAAGCCGACTTCATCCGTCAGCTGGCCAGTGACGAAATGACCGACGCCGGGCACATCGAACGTGCGCTCAAAGCCAAGGCCACCCGCACCGGGCGCGTTTCGCAACGGGTGCTGGACGACATGCTGGCCGGCATCATCCTGATCGACACCGAGGGTGCGGCCATTGGCAAGTGCAACGGCCTGACCGTGCTGGAAGTGGGCGACTCGGCGTTCGGTATGCCGGCGCGTATTTCTGCCACTGTGTACCCGGGCGGCAGCGGCATCGTCGACATCGAACGTGAGGTCAACCTTGGCCAGCCGATCCACTCCAAGGGTGTGATGATCCTCACCGGTTACCTGGGCAGCCGGTATGCCCAGGAGTTCCCGCTGGCGATTTCCGCGAGCATTGCCCTGGAGCAGTCCTACGGTTATGTAGACGGTGACAGCGCCTCGCTGGGCGAAGCCTGCACGCTGATTTCAGCCTTGTCGCGCACGCCGCTCAAGCAGTGCTTCGCCATCACCGGTTCTATCAACCAGTTTGGTGAAGTGCAGGCGGTGGGTGGGGTCAACGAGAAGATCGAAGGTTTCTTCCGCCTGTGCGAGGCTCGTGGCCTGACCGGCGAGCAGGGGGTGATCATTCCGCGTGCCAACGTGGCCACGCTGATGCTTGACGAGCGCGTGCTGCAGGCCGTGGAGAATGGCATGTTCCACGTCTACGCAGTCAGCCAGGCTGATGAGGCGCTGAGCCTGCTGGTGGGCGAGGAGGCCGGGGTGCTCGATGAGCAAGGCCAGTTTGCCGAGGGCAGCGTCAATGCCCGCGTGGTGGAACGCCTGCGGGAAATTGCCGAAATGATCAGCGAGGAAGACATCGAGAAGGCAGAAAAGGAACGCCTCGAAGAGGTAATTGCACAGGCCAAGCCGGCCTGA
- a CDS encoding PA4570 family protein, producing the protein MTYLIDAWLDRPHPYLRILHRETGEVCAVLEEEALDELRDQGDLDMSGLNSSEPGVLKELVRNLFLFCYARALRPMGTDWN; encoded by the coding sequence ATGACTTATCTGATTGACGCCTGGCTTGACCGCCCTCACCCCTACCTGCGCATTCTTCACCGCGAAACCGGCGAAGTGTGCGCGGTGCTTGAAGAAGAAGCACTCGACGAACTGCGTGACCAGGGCGACCTGGACATGAGCGGGCTGAATTCGAGTGAACCTGGGGTGCTCAAGGAGCTGGTGCGCAACCTGTTTCTGTTCTGCTATGCGCGGGCATTGCGCCCGATGGGAACAGACTGGAACTGA
- a CDS encoding TIGR00645 family protein, translating to MERILENAMYASRWLLAPIYFGLSLGLLALALKFFQEVVHVLPNVFALSEADLILVILSLIDMSLVGGLLVMVMISGYENFVSQLDIDESKEKLNWLGKMDSSSLKMKVAASIVAISSIHLLRVFMDAQNISTDYLMWYVIIHMTFVVSAFCMGYLDKLTKH from the coding sequence ATGGAACGTATTCTCGAAAACGCGATGTATGCCTCGCGTTGGCTGCTCGCACCGATCTACTTCGGCCTGTCACTCGGCCTGCTGGCCCTGGCGCTGAAATTCTTCCAGGAAGTGGTCCACGTCCTGCCCAACGTATTCGCCCTGAGCGAAGCTGACCTGATCCTGGTGATCCTGTCGCTGATCGATATGTCGCTGGTGGGTGGCCTGCTGGTGATGGTGATGATTTCCGGCTACGAAAACTTCGTCTCCCAACTGGACATCGACGAGAGCAAGGAAAAGCTCAACTGGCTGGGCAAGATGGATTCTTCGTCACTGAAGATGAAGGTTGCTGCGTCGATCGTGGCGATTTCTTCCATTCACCTGCTGCGGGTGTTCATGGATGCGCAGAACATTTCCACCGACTACCTGATGTGGTACGTGATCATCCACATGACCTTTGTGGTTTCGGCATTCTGCATGGGCTACCTGGACAAGCTGACCAAGCACTGA
- a CDS encoding PA4575 family protein: MRNLSLTRQCLGLVTRIECSIRPLAGDNGMWTLLFAAGMAGEQPSAIKAQGPFHGPLVAESVLNAIVDSLTLHGYQVSEDPQIWCLHLQAQLRRINGERCRNLGDYQFHPET, from the coding sequence ATGCGCAACCTCAGCCTCACACGCCAGTGCCTGGGCCTGGTGACCCGCATCGAATGCAGCATCCGCCCACTGGCCGGTGACAACGGCATGTGGACGTTACTGTTCGCCGCCGGCATGGCCGGTGAGCAACCTTCCGCGATCAAGGCTCAAGGGCCGTTTCATGGGCCGTTGGTGGCCGAATCGGTGCTCAACGCCATTGTCGACAGCCTGACCTTGCATGGCTACCAGGTATCCGAAGACCCGCAGATCTGGTGTTTGCACCTGCAGGCCCAGTTGCGGCGGATCAATGGCGAGCGGTGCCGAAATCTGGGGGATTATCAGTTTCATCCTGAGACCTGA
- a CDS encoding DUF6482 family protein: MNLHQLNLEARAGHVDEVNLIAIEGGDYLIEARLKGHAHPLSDTRGERLRVHSVEDARKLLQTIPLVSMNLVHWSVQDEMCGMGSHPEEDLKVPISQRSAW; this comes from the coding sequence ATGAACCTGCATCAGCTTAATCTCGAGGCCAGGGCTGGCCATGTCGACGAAGTGAACCTGATCGCCATCGAAGGCGGCGATTATCTCATTGAAGCCCGGCTCAAAGGGCACGCCCATCCCCTGTCTGACACCCGTGGCGAGCGCTTGCGCGTGCACTCGGTGGAAGATGCCCGCAAGCTGCTGCAAACCATTCCCCTGGTCTCGATGAACCTGGTGCACTGGTCGGTGCAGGACGAAATGTGCGGCATGGGTTCACACCCGGAAGAAGACCTCAAGGTGCCGATTTCCCAGCGTTCGGCGTGGTAG